The window CGGTGGCCCCGTTCGCGGCCTCCAGCCTCACCGCCCTGACCCACTCCATCGAGGGCGCCGAGGTGCTGGTGGCCGCCCGGCTCGTGCAGGCGTTCACCGAGTTCGAGGACCGGCTGACGCTCCTCGTGCTCCGACGGCTCCCCGACGGCACGCCGGACGCCGACCTGCGCGCCGCCGTGATCGCCGGCGCGGCCATGTCCACCGTGCGCGCCGTCCTGCGCACCCAACGCAGGCGGCGCCAGAGCGACGCCGTCGCCCCGACCCCTCCCTCCCCTCTCCTGCTCCAGGCCTTCGGGATGCTGAAACAGATCGGAACCGCCGCTTCATGAAGCTCCGCCGCACCCCAGCCCTCGTCACCGCCGGACTCACCGTGGTCCTCGCCGCGGCGACCGGAACGGCCAACGCCGTCGTGAAGCACTCCGCGCAGCAGCGCATCGAGGAGAAGGCGGCGTGCCGGCTCCAGGCC of the Streptomyces sp. NBC_01426 genome contains:
- a CDS encoding TetR/AcrR family transcriptional regulator; this encodes MPQGPDESGLRERKKEQTRRLLREGAATLFAAHGFAGTTVADIAAHANVSERTFFRYFDSKEALLLPDSADLFRHVESELTARPADEEPLDAVFNALLSTVAPFAASSLTALTHSIEGAEVLVAARLVQAFTEFEDRLTLLVLRRLPDGTPDADLRAAVIAGAAMSTVRAVLRTQRRRRQSDAVAPTPPSPLLLQAFGMLKQIGTAAS